Proteins encoded by one window of Oenanthe melanoleuca isolate GR-GAL-2019-014 chromosome 20, OMel1.0, whole genome shotgun sequence:
- the SNX21 gene encoding sorting nexin-21 isoform X1, with amino-acid sequence MAARILHRLRHALAGEGGREEPAGGGGEAEDCPESSELEDDTEGLSTRLSGTLSFTSHEDDEEEEEGDGASEELEEPPQAPGAAAGTEDGGRCWGEWVSAAERPGGSLLTRQLQELWRRSRGSLAPQRLLFEVTSASVVSERSSKYVLYTIYLIRSGQFDKAPATIARRYSDFEQLNRRLRCRFSCDMASVAFPRKRLRRNFTAETIAKRSRAFEQFLSHLHSIDEIRRSPEFLEFFFLPDLQVAQRLTCTGMYREALATWANAYRLQDRLGVCNSGRFLLTLAGLAVCHQELDQLSEAHGCCEQALQLLEAQGSHPLLGPFLQAHVHLAWKVGKDKRRSEARLQDLREAGLPLQQQPSLKECLIKEPLE; translated from the exons ATGGCCGCCCGCATCCTGCACCGGCTGCGGCACGCGCTGGCGGGCGAGGGCGGCCGGGAGGAgccggcgggcggcggcggcgaggcCGAGGACTGCCCGGAGAGCTCGGAGCTGGAGGACGACACCGAGGGGCTGTCGACGCGCCTCAGCGGCACCCTGAGCTTCACCAGCCACGAGGacgacgaggaggaggaggaaggagacgGAGCTAgcgaggagctggaggagccgCCGCAGGCGCCGGGAGCGGCAGCAGGCACGGAGGACGGAGGCAGGTGCTGGGGCG AGTGGGTCTCTGCGGCTGAGCGTCCCGGCGGCAGCCTGCTGACCCgacagctgcaggagctgtggcgGAGGTCGCGGGGCAGCCTGGCACCGCAGCGGCTGCTCTTCGAGGTGACCAGCGCCAGCGTGGTCAGCGAGCGCTCTTCCAAGTACGTG ctctACACCATCTACCTGATCCGCTCTGGCCAGTTTGACAAGGCCCCTGCCACCATCGCCCGGCGCTACTCAGACTTTGAGCAGCTGAACCGCCGCCTGCGCTGCCGCTTCAGCTGCGACATGGCCAGCGTTGCCTTTCCCAGGAAGAGACTGCGCCGGAACTTCACTGCTGAGACCATTGCCAAGCGGAGCCGAGCCTTCGAACAGTTCCTGTCCCATCTGCACTCCATTGATGAGATCCGCCGTTCTCCTGAGTTCCTCGAGTTCTTCTTCCTGCCAGACCTGCAGGTTGCGCAGCGCCTGACCTGCACGGGCATGTACCGCGAAGCCCTGGCCACCTGGGCCAATGCCTACCGGCTGCAGGACCGCCTGGGGGTCTGCAACTCTGGCCGCTTCCTGCTGACGCTGGCTGGGCTGGCCGTGTGCCACCAGGAGCTGGACCAGCTCAGTGAGGCCCATGGCTGTTGcgagcaggcactgcagctaCTGGAGGCCCAAGGCAGCCACCCACTCCTGGGACCCTTCCTGCAGGCCCATGTCCACCTGGCCTGGAAGGTGGGCAAGGACAAGCGGCGCTCAGAGGCCCGGCTGCAGGACCTGCGGGAAGCTgggctgcccctgcagcagcagccttccCTGAAGGAATGCCTGATCAAGGAGCCTCTGGAATGA
- the SNX21 gene encoding sorting nexin-21 isoform X2, with translation MAARILHRLRHALAGEGGREEPAGGGGEAEDCPESSELEDDTEGLSTRLSGTLSFTSHEDDEEEEEGDGASEELEEPPQAPGAAAGTEDGEWVSAAERPGGSLLTRQLQELWRRSRGSLAPQRLLFEVTSASVVSERSSKYVLYTIYLIRSGQFDKAPATIARRYSDFEQLNRRLRCRFSCDMASVAFPRKRLRRNFTAETIAKRSRAFEQFLSHLHSIDEIRRSPEFLEFFFLPDLQVAQRLTCTGMYREALATWANAYRLQDRLGVCNSGRFLLTLAGLAVCHQELDQLSEAHGCCEQALQLLEAQGSHPLLGPFLQAHVHLAWKVGKDKRRSEARLQDLREAGLPLQQQPSLKECLIKEPLE, from the exons ATGGCCGCCCGCATCCTGCACCGGCTGCGGCACGCGCTGGCGGGCGAGGGCGGCCGGGAGGAgccggcgggcggcggcggcgaggcCGAGGACTGCCCGGAGAGCTCGGAGCTGGAGGACGACACCGAGGGGCTGTCGACGCGCCTCAGCGGCACCCTGAGCTTCACCAGCCACGAGGacgacgaggaggaggaggaaggagacgGAGCTAgcgaggagctggaggagccgCCGCAGGCGCCGGGAGCGGCAGCAGGCACGGAGGACGGAG AGTGGGTCTCTGCGGCTGAGCGTCCCGGCGGCAGCCTGCTGACCCgacagctgcaggagctgtggcgGAGGTCGCGGGGCAGCCTGGCACCGCAGCGGCTGCTCTTCGAGGTGACCAGCGCCAGCGTGGTCAGCGAGCGCTCTTCCAAGTACGTG ctctACACCATCTACCTGATCCGCTCTGGCCAGTTTGACAAGGCCCCTGCCACCATCGCCCGGCGCTACTCAGACTTTGAGCAGCTGAACCGCCGCCTGCGCTGCCGCTTCAGCTGCGACATGGCCAGCGTTGCCTTTCCCAGGAAGAGACTGCGCCGGAACTTCACTGCTGAGACCATTGCCAAGCGGAGCCGAGCCTTCGAACAGTTCCTGTCCCATCTGCACTCCATTGATGAGATCCGCCGTTCTCCTGAGTTCCTCGAGTTCTTCTTCCTGCCAGACCTGCAGGTTGCGCAGCGCCTGACCTGCACGGGCATGTACCGCGAAGCCCTGGCCACCTGGGCCAATGCCTACCGGCTGCAGGACCGCCTGGGGGTCTGCAACTCTGGCCGCTTCCTGCTGACGCTGGCTGGGCTGGCCGTGTGCCACCAGGAGCTGGACCAGCTCAGTGAGGCCCATGGCTGTTGcgagcaggcactgcagctaCTGGAGGCCCAAGGCAGCCACCCACTCCTGGGACCCTTCCTGCAGGCCCATGTCCACCTGGCCTGGAAGGTGGGCAAGGACAAGCGGCGCTCAGAGGCCCGGCTGCAGGACCTGCGGGAAGCTgggctgcccctgcagcagcagccttccCTGAAGGAATGCCTGATCAAGGAGCCTCTGGAATGA
- the ACOT8 gene encoding acyl-coenzyme A thioesterase 8, giving the protein MAVFAPRLGGASWSALLIGSRCRSRFAEVMAAPDDASGAGAGSGSEPPPSGDLRSVLITSVLNLEQLEVDLFRGRHHWVPATQRLFGGQIVGQALVAAAHAVSRDEQVHSLHCYFVRTGDPKVPVLYEVERTRTGKSFSVRSVKAIQHGQPIFTCQASFQLSQGSPVQHQFTMPTVPPPEELLTQEELIQKFLQNPNVAEGYRKRLTKIQAQDVPIDIKPVNPPDIFSSEPQEAKQLFWVRARGYIGETDMKVHCCVAAYISDYAFLGTALLPHRQYRIKFMVSLDHSMWFHAPFRADHWMLYECESPWAGGCRGLVQGRLWRRDGVLAVTCAQEGVIRVEQTPNQSKL; this is encoded by the exons ATGGCGGTATTCGCCCCGCGGCTGGGCGGTGCTTCCTGGTCCGCCCTGCTGATCGGGTCGCGGTGCCGGTCCCGGTTCGCGGAGGTGATGGCGGCTCCGGACGACGCcagcggggctggagcgggatCGGGATCCGAGCCGCCGCCGTCCGGTGACCTGCGCAGCGTGCTGATCACCAGCGTGCTgaacctggagcagctggaggtcGACCTCTTCAG GGGCCGGCACCACTGGGTGCCCGCCACGCAGCGCCTCTTCGGCGGGCAGATCGTGGGGCAGGCGCTGGTGGCGGCAGCCCATGCCGTGAGCCGCGACGAGCAGGTGCACTCGCTGCACTGCTACTTTGTGCGGACAG GGGACCCCAAGGTGCCGGTGCTGTACGAGGTGGAGCGGACCCGTACAGGGAAGAGTTTCTCTGTTCGCTCTGTAAAGGCCATCCAGCATGGACAGCCGATCTTCACCTGCCAGGCCTccttccagctctcccagggaagcccagtgcagcaccagtTCACCATGCCCACCGTGCCACCCCCCGAGGAGCTGCTGACACAGGAGGAGCTCATCCAGAAGTTCCTGCA gaatcCTAATGTGGCCGAGGGATACAGGAAACGTCTCACCAAGATCCAAGCTCAAGATGTTCCCATTGACATTAAACCCGTGAACCCACCAGATATATTCAGCTCAGAGCCACAGGAGGCAAAGCAGCTCTTCTGGGTGCGAGCACGAGGCTACATAG GGGAGACTGACATGAAGGTGCACTGCTGCGTGGCCGCCTACATCTCTGACTACGCCTTCCTGGGCACGGCCCTGCTCCCACACCGGCAGTACCGCATCAAGTTCATGGTGTCCCTTGACCATTCCATGTGGTTCCATGCGCCCTTCAGAGCTGACCACTGGATGCTGTATGAGTGTGAGAGCCCCTGGGCTG GTGGTTGCCGGGGCTTGGTGCAGGGACGGCTGTGGCGCAGGGACGGGGTCCTGGCTGTTACCTGCGCACAGGAAGGTGTCATCAGGGTGGAACAGACACCAAACCAGAGCAAGCTCTAG